Below is a genomic region from Botrytis cinerea B05.10 chromosome 2, complete sequence.
CTCCATTTTCTTTGGCGAAGACACCTAGGCAGTCAACGTCAGTGACAAGTCAATTGAAACTACTTGTACAATTTGTTGCTCACCGGTGCTATATACAATCATTAATGAGTAAACGATGTAGATTTGACATTGATGTCAAGAAACTTACAAGCCCCAAGGATGCTCTTGATGTGGTTGTACATCCATAATTTCAACAAGCAATACATCTCCTGGCTCTGCCGTCTCGATTTCGAATGGCCCAGATAAGTAGTGGATCTTGGTCAGATCGACGTTCTTTACATCGTCTGCACTGTCATCGTTCTCTGAAGCAGGCATGAGTAAACAACTACGAAGACAATGATGTGAGTCGAGGCTTACTGATTTGACCTCCAGTCCAGTCAACCTTTAGTAATGCGATTAGCCACCATTTTGAAAGAAGTCACGATGCAAGGGTCACTTACACATTCTATCTTAACGGTTTCGCCATTCTTGATGGTGTCAGCGAACGGAATGTCTGGATGCCACCTATTATGAAGCTTTGGTTGACTTTCTGCAGGCTCATCGAGCGAAACTTTGCAGATATTGCGGATTTCTGATCGACCCATTGTATCTTGTTGAATGTTGAGTTGCAATAGTtacagaaagaaagaaagaagtaagGTGTCGATCACGGTCACACGTTAGTTGTAGAAAGAGTAGGCCAGATGAAGTTTGACGATGTGGTCAAAAGTGAAATGAACAGGGAGAAGGCACCATCATGTACTCTTATTATACTTTAGGTTAACTAGTAGATGCTCAACCGAGAATGGGATACAATTCCTATCAATATCTAGATACAGATAGATATACAAGTGGCTGATCATAAAAGAGACGTAAGAAATGATAAGCAAGAGGACGATTCGGAAGCTCTTATCGCAAATtacaaattacaaattacCCCTCCTCTCTCAAATGGATCGAACCAATCATCTTTGCGGACCAATCTAAGTGGCACTCGAATCAAGAGAGTATCAAGACGGGGAGAAATGCGGGGTTCATTGGCGTTGGAAATATGTGTGATGCtgagaatttcaaaagaaatggaatcaTTCAGCTGCCTCGGGAAATTCATGATGGCTAAAGCGTGTCTGGCATGGAGGTCTGGAATTTGGCAACAGGATGTGGCATGATTAATGTCTAGTGAGCTGCAGTATACAATGTAACACGAATATTTCTTGGTAGTTGCCCACCATATGCTTGGTAACCGTAGAACATGGCAAACGTTTCGGTCATGTCGTTCACATCATTGGGTGATGGTGCATGCTACCGGTCATATGCTCTCTATTTATACCTTCCATCCATTACCGTGATCTTAACTCGCTGTACGGCGGAGGCACTTCTGTGGCCGATGATGAAGCTTTCTCGCTTGAAACGCTTTGAGTGACTTCATTCCTACTGGAAGTGTTCAGAGAATCTAATTGGTCGAGTTTgagattcaagaattcaTGCTTGTTCTTCCACTTTTGTTGGCTAGCAGCAAAGTCGTCCTCTTGTCCAACAGGTGGTGGCGGGTCGGTAATTTTGGTAATAAGATATGCTGTGGATGCTTCTGCAATACCATAGACAAGTACACCGAGCAGAGGGATTCGAAGGAATATATAGAATCCGATACCAAAGCCGAACAAGAGTCCTTCTCGATCATAAAAccaattcttcttttgctcCTTGGTAAATTTGATACGAGCGAAGTATGGCTCAAGCTAGACCAGTCAGATGCAATACACAGCACAACAGCGATTCAAAACTCACCAGTTCACGCATCAAACTGCGTGATGAGAAGTAACTCTGTAGAAAGATTACGAGATATCTACGAGGCAAAAAGATACCCGTGCCAAACACTATAAGGCCGGGACCAAGTCCTGCGGCTCTAAGGAGTGTTAGTATACTGCACACCATATTTCGATTTGTTTTCGTACTTATGGAATGTATAGAAACTGGCAGCCGGAAGCACGAATCTTCCCAGGATCGGAACGTAAGATAGAGCATATACTGCCAAAGAGAGCCCCGCCTTTTttccaaacttcaacaaaaaTATGGACATGTTCTCAGCCGTGCTTGTTTTGTGAGTTGTGCCATCTCTCTTGGGATATCGTCGTAAATTTGGATAATATTCGTCTCGTAGTGTGGAGCGTTCCTCTCCTTTGTGTTTCTCGTAATATGTTTCGTCGACGAATGCAAGGCTCATCATGAACCTGTGGAGGTCAGTAAAGGGCCGCAATTCAATGGTACTTGTGTGTTAGCATCGAGATACTCACATGTTGTCAAGGGTTGGAGTGACTCGACTTAGTATACTCATGAGAAAGAACGGAACTTGTAGAACATGATTCTGGATCAGATCTAAGCCCTCGACAACCCTATCATCGAAGGTAGAGGCTCCTAGGTCTACAACAAATGACATAAGCCATAGGAAGACTCTCACACCAAAAATCTGGAACATGTTAGCAAGCACCATAAAGTACCGATGTATGGCGAGGAATCGTACGGGGATCTCTATAGCTAGTCGAATTACGACGCCTGCCAGAACGGCGAGAGCAGCCTGCTTGTAATGCTCCGAAGTAAACAATTGCGGATTTCGCAGAGCTCTTAGAGCTATAGAGTAAGCAGTCAGCACAGTATGTCAACGCACCAACAATgtattattgttgttgtgcCGTGAAACTAACCTCCCACAATTGTCAACTGGGCTCCTCGCAGAATCGCGTTCAAATCGAAATGATCGATGGAAAGTTTCTCCTTTAATTCATCGCGATTTTTGAAAGGCTTCTGCAGCCTTTCCGAATCCATATTTGCCTTGCCTATACTTGCTTGAGTGGACGACGACCCAATATCGAAGGTTGAATAACGGACGAGAAAGATGATGCGTAGGTATTAGCGGTTTTGTTTGCTCTTGTTTAGCTATTGGATATGTATCTAGAGGCGAtggtagtagtagtagtagtagtagtagtagtagtagtagtcGTGGTACACTCTACACaatttttttcatttctctcaaTCCCCGTAATAAGTCTGCATACGACATACGACATACGGCATACGGCATACGAGCTGCAACATTCCTGGTTCGGCTTATGCGACGTCATCATATTGACCCCTCGTTGGCAGCAGGGAGgtattcaatatccaatgTTCTCCGAAGTCCCGTGGATATTTGTTTGCACCGTGAGTGAAAAGGAGTACATGCGAGCGGTGGACCATAAATGGAATCCTCCTGTATTTACTACCTACTATATATCTATTGCTTACAATATACTATTTACCACctcttatttattatctaCCACTTGTTGCCTGCTTCTTGCTATTTGCTACCTACTCTCTAAATACTCATAAATGAGGTTATCCAAACATCTTCTCCCGGCCCATCTGCATCCATTGGTTACAAAATGACTGCGACTACAGATTCCTTACCTTGCCATTCTTATACCTCACGTTGTTCCTTGCTGGAGAGCCTCTGAAATTGCTTTGGAACAGCAAGTTGACGGTCCGGGGCACATCTAAGAAGCACAGCTAATAATAACTTCCCTTGGCCAATCCACTGTCTGATCCCCCACTACAAGCTGCATTCTAGCTACATTGCTCTGCTGCATTCTCCGTGCAATGCAATCTGCCAATGTCCGAACTTAAATCTCCAGGAAATTGAAACAATGTGACTTTGACTCAATTGCAAATTCATACCGTGTATACCGTGTACACCGTGTACACTGAGTAAATACTGACTTTTAGGAGACGAGACTCTATGTTGGAGAGCAACATTGTAAGCGCGCGGTCTCGTCACAGATGGATGTTCAGTATTATATACAGATACATATAACACCTTCCTTGCTTTTTTGACCACCATAATCAATAGTCCCTTCTATTGTCCCCGGCACACATCCTAACACATACTCGCACGTATTTATAGTCTTACTACTTACCACTTACTCTACATTCTCTTTAAAATTTCATTGAAGAAACCGAGTCGCCAGGAAGCTACCTTTGGTATACATGGAACTGCCTGCACTGTCTTGAAACTCGCTGAATCTACCTGCGACAACTTGCGGTACACGACTCCATATCTCAAAATTTGCACTTCTTTACaacattcaaaaaaattgcCACTTGTCGCGCAAATGCACAATACCATGATGGTCATACGACAGGACATATAAAAAGTAAACTGGCTCGAATTGCCAatggcttcttcttcgttaTCGACACGCGCTGTGTCTGTTTCTGATCGATCAATATCGACTCCCGACCCCCAAATTGAGACAATTTACAGTGTCGATGGCGCCCGTAtcatatctttttcaataccGTCGCAAACTTCATCGCGACCGAGCTCGAGTAATGGAGCTGTGGAGGATAATACAGAAATAGGTTCCTCTTTGAGGTGGTCATCCCCAGGGGAAAGGACAATCGCCGTTGGTACGCGTTCTGTGGCAATTCTGTGTTCGCTCTAGGAATGAGGACTCGTACTGATGTGAGATTTGCAGGCACTTTGCGCATTTATAGAGCTCCCGAATCCGTCGCGTTTTTCAATTGCCAGAAAGCCTTAAAGCCAATATTACCTCGAAGCCAATGCTGGTTTGTCTCGGACGATGGATCTAGCAAATTTGTGTTGCAAGTGCGAAGGCTACAGGAGTACTGGCGAATCGAGATAAGCAATACGACTCCCGAAGAGATTAAGCAAGGAGAAGAGCTCAAGAAGATATTGGCGCAAGTGTTATTATATGAAAAGACCCCTTGCCCGTTCCAAAGAACGTTTTCAGTTGATCTTCCGATTGCTCCGCAAATGCCTACCACGCAAAAGCCGTGGAAGCCAGTACAAAGATCATCATCGAGGATTCCTTTACCTAGGGGTGATCTTTATCCTGTTGCTTTGAAGTCAAACTCGTTGACCCCAAATTCGCCAAAGCTGTCATGTAGAAGAACCCGCTCTTCTTCCCCACTCCAGACTTCTGCATTGCATCGATCCGCGGCCAGCCCCACAGAGACATGCATGTCAGACCTGCAACTCCAAGAAGAAACGCCAGAAATATCTTTAGTCCAACCAACGGATCCAACTGTACACTCCCTAATATACCCAATACAAATTCGTGCAGCCGAACCTCATTCAATAGAATATGGTGTGGCCTCATCAGAATCTATAGTTACTGTCTTGTCCCGTATACAGGTAGTTGAGGGTGGGAATAGTGACATAACGGACGACTCTAATGCTACAGCCAAAACCCCTGCTCAATCACCACGTTCGCAGTCACTTCCTGGCTCAAGAAGTCGCTCACAAGTGTTACATCACTGTAGTCGATCGATCACAGCCCCTCCTATCCTCTCTCTAGTCACAAGTCCACCTTCAAAGCGTCAAAATAGGTCTCCAGCGAGGAATATTGCTGTCGGTGACCCTGAATCAGAGCTTTCATCAAGCGTCGATTCGTTTCACTCTACACAGTCATGGCACTCTCCACTTGATGTACCACCGTCACCGCCTCTGTCCGGTCCACCTTCCCCTGTCACTTTTCCCTACCCCCACGATAATATTGTCCTTCCAAAGAAAGTACACCCTACGCAAGCAATTTCACAGCTCAATATAACCCCCGAGACACACGGAGTATGGCCCACACCTTCACTCATTAGTGTGTCTCCTCGAAGTTTGTCACCTGCTCCAAAAACACCGACTTTGGTCAATGATTGCGGCAAGTCTGAATGTGAAGCCTTTGAAGCCATTactccatcaccaccacGGTTGAGACAGCGTGGTACTACAGGTAGCAATTCACGAAGAAGAACACTGTCCCCTCTCCCTGCTGCAGTAAATCTGTTTTCCCCACCACCGGGATCACGGCGACTACAAACTGCTCGACACCTTCCGACAGCCATCATCCAAAAGACATGTGAAATTCTTTTGAGTCCTCCAAGTCATTTACTACATGTGATGATTAATGTAGCATCTAAAATTGCAGCGGGTGAATGGAGAGGAGTGCTACTCGGTGAAGGGGAGGCTGTGCATTGGGATTTCACCGAAGACGAATATCATGGCGAAGGTTGGACTGAGGATGACTTTGGATTTAGTCTTACACCCACGCCTTCAAGAAGACGGGAGGTTTCCTCACAATCCAAGAAGGACACGACCTCTAGCGAGAGTTGGGAAGTTGATTAGGCTTCTATTTGTACACTATAAACCCACCATTTGTGCTACTATGATTTTGTAATTGGGGCTTGGtatgatttatatcaaaGGAAATTTACTAGGAGTATTAGTGGGAAGGTCATGCAGTCATCAATTTGGTTGAAGTGGTGCTTATGATTTTGACGGGCTTAATTCGGACATGGTTTGGGCGTGTATAGATAGTATGGATATAATGCATTAATATCATGGAATATCCCATATAATAGATCATTTCGGCCATCTTTTCAAACGAAGATATCTATTTCCTTTGCAAAATGTGCATGTTTCAATCTTGTGGATTTGGTGTCACGGAAGAAGGAAAGTAAGTGTAAACGGGGTCTTGATTTTATGAGGTCATATTAGATTGGGAATTCGCCCGATGAGCAGTGAGTGTAAGGACCTCGACTAGTAGGGTTTCTACTTCAAAGCTGTTACTAATTCTTGCTTTTCTACTCATAATTTGCGTTAGCGCACCATTATACTCTCATTACTATTGTCGTTCATATCGTGCTCTAATCTACTGTATTCTCACGATCTCTCAATCTTTAGTCTCATTGGTTTCGCTTCACTTCCACGCCCCTCATTCAAGACTTTAGTTTCCACACCAATCACAAAAGTCCCGTTTGAGTGAAGGCACGTACTATGGCACCATGGCATGTATGTGGATGACGATTAACAAGTCAATGGTATCGAGATTAATCTAAAGGTATCTACGCTTTTAACTTTCGTCCATTCAACCTTTACCATACTTGAAGGTCCTTTTCCACTACCCCGGGAATCCTCCTCTAGCCATTTTTCTCGCCCTTCCCTCCCTACGGTTGTGATTAGCTCTCGATCCCTTATTCGCTTCTTTCCTCTGTCTAGCGACATCAGTCTCCTTATCACCACTTGTACCCGCCACGTTTCCATTGCCTCTTCCCCCTCTTCCCCCACCacctcttccacctctaCCCTGTCCTCTGATTCTGCCTCCTCTACCCCTAttaccatttccattcccgtcttcctctccttcaacaGCTTTCCACGACGTACTCTCCAGACTTGCCTGCTCTCCCTTAAACGTAGCAAATCGAGTTTCAAGTCGTCGCATTTGTCTAGGGTCACGAGAAAGCATGACTGCCCATCCCTCGAGTGCTTCGTCCGTCATGCCTGTATCTTGTCTTATAGCTGctctttctttgcttctaCGAGTGGTTGCATCTCTAGCAAAGATACCTGGTGATGACTTGTAGGCACGGAAGAGGGTTTCATCATGTGCACTCTGTTGTGAGTTGTTCTCGGGGTTGGATTCTTCAGGGTTGGCAGAATCAACCGTTCCGCCAACATCAGCGACATCATATGTATCGTCtctttcatcatcgtcgGAATCAAAAGCAGCAAGTGCGGAGAGAATCGCGGCTTTATTGGGAGCGGTAGAGCGATCTTGGAGCACATCATCTGCTGTTTGATCAGGGTTGCGACGGCCAAAATGCAGGCGAGATGCGTCAACCGTGAGCTGGTCAAGttcgtcatcatcaaagATATTGCGGCGAGTAGGGAGCTGCGGGGGAGTCGAATGGGGTATTAAGTCGGCATGACTTGCAGATTGTTCGTTGGGGAGTTCGCTATGGCAATAGTTAGAGCAGTGACTTTGGAAAAACGATGATACGTACAACTCCTCATGTCGATCAGCATTGTTTAAGCTTGGTGGTAAGGATCCATCCAGAAGATGAGATATGACTTCCTCCGTATTATCATTGTATTCTTCAAGTAACTTCACAATAAAGCCTGATCCGAGATCTGGGAACAAATCCTGAACCTGTGATATGAGACTCATCTGATGAACGTGTACATTACTATTTTCATGATCATCGTTGCCAGCCAATCCCTTGCCTTTGTTAGGTTTCTTCTTGACAAGGCGTAAAGGCCTTCCGCTACCTCCAGGTTTACGAAAGCCTTGTAGAGTAGCAATCACCGACTTTGCTCTGCTAGACCCCGAGCCACTGGCATCGATTCTTTGCTGAAGCTGCTTCAACACAGGTGTTACCGTGACCAACTCAGCAACCAAAGAGTCATTCACATTAGTTGGGCCTTTCTTATGTGCTTCAGCCGCAGCATTCAAGGAATAAAGTTGGTCGACGAGTGATGAAATTCTTGGTTTAGGGCCTTCTGTAAGCCCAATAATACAAAGGTAGATAGTAGAGATGATGACCTTTCGTAGTGGTGGGTTCATGAGCTTGTAACAACTTATAAGAGCATCCACGAAATCATCCCCAGCCATGAAGAACGAAGCTGCTTCAGGAGAAGCGTGCAACAGTTGATTCAATCGTCTCAATTGTATTTCCGAGCCTTTGAGATCTCCTTTGATCCCAGCATCTAGTTCTTCTGTCAACAAGCTCTTGACACTGCTCAGAGAGCCCTCGATTATAGAAGAGTGCTTGCTCCATACTAATGTTGTGACTTTGCTgcccttttcctttccataaACTTTACATACATCTGCGAGAACTTCCCAACACAGTAACGATTCAGGCGACTTGTCAACGCTAACCAGTCTATAGAACAGAAGATACGCTTGCTTGCGAATTTGCTTGGTCTTTGAGGGATTGGCTAACGAGTTCTCGTCATGTGATAGAGCTGTTTCGGCAAAGTAGGATGCGAGGAAGGTTGGTAGGGATTCATCTTTTGCTGATATCCGTACAAAATCCGGAGACGGTATTGATAGATGTGCCTCAGTTAGAGATATCCAGGCGTCTAAGCAAGCCTCCCACTCCGCCGGTAGCATATTTGACCTCCATGATAGTTTGGGATATGGAACTAAAGGTGGGAGAACTATTGATTTCGAGGCCATCTCTGAATTCTGATGTCGTGTCGGTAGGGTGGAAAGTAAGTGTGAACTCGTAAGATAGGATGCTATTTTGAGGCCAGGTCAATAGGTGGTAGGAAGTCTTATATGGCACACCAGTGCTGTCCTCGTCTGGGCAATTAATTTGATGGAAAGTTAAATAAGCTATATGTATTGAGAAGCTTTGGTCGTCTGGTACTTTTTAAGGGAAATGTATTTGCAAGTGAAAGCAAGAAAGcgcaattgaagaatataaatgtatCAAAATATGTACAATAAATGCTCTCGCCGTTTGACTCAACATGCAGTTATACCATTAAATTACTTCCGCTGCTACTGCACTCGGCCACGCTTCTCAACTTGACCACCAGACCCACctatcaaatcaatgatgATGGCATCTTAGATGAAAAATATGTAGATGCCTTAAATTGCAGTCAATTTCTGCGCGGGAGATATTAAGGCATGAATATTCGTAAAAACTCACAGACGTGATTTTTATCCAATAGGATTCATTCGTCTAACCCTGCAATGCCAAGACTTTCTCCCACAGTTTTCGtgaatcttcaattttatCTAATCTTCGCGCCAAATTtcagaattctttttctacGACCACCTTCATCACTTTGCCGCAACTGGAACCATCGTTCGAGTCTTGAAGGAATAACATCAATCAATAGAATCCCATtctatcaatccattcaatctatCAGCAAACATGTCTTACAACAAGGATAAGGATTTCGCCGGTGAAGGCCCAGTATGTTTCCTCCAAATAAATTCAACATCCCCCCCTCGTTTGCGCGAAGTCCAAGTCGCATCTCGAATTGGAAATATAGATCATGAAACTAACCTATTGTGCTTCTCATAGAAAACCCACAAGATCAGAATCACCCTCACCTCCAAGAAGGTTGAGTCCCTCGAGAAGGTCTGCCGTGAGCTCATCGAGCGTGCCAAGGGAAAGGATCTCCGTATCAAGGGACCAGTCCGTCTCCCAACCCAAACCTTGAAGGTTACCACCCGTAAAACTCCTTGTGGTGAAGGTTCCAAGACCTGGGATTGCTTCGAGATGAGAATCCACAAGCGTCTCATTGAGTACGTCCCCCCGCCTTCTTTACAATTGGATATCTGGCAGAAGATCGAGAGGCCTAGAGAGATCCAAACAGAGAACAATATACTAATTGCATGATAGTCTTAACGCCCCTACCGAGGTTGTCA
It encodes:
- the Bccue3 gene encoding Bccue3, coding for MASKSIVLPPLVPYPKLSWRSNMLPAEWEACLDAWISLTEAHLSIPSPDFVRISAKDESLPTFLASYFAETALSHDENSLANPSKTKQIRKQAYLLFYRLVSVDKSPESLLCWEVLADVCKVYGKEKGSKVTTLVWSKHSSIIEGSLSSVKSLLTEELDAGIKGDLKGSEIQLRRLNQLLHASPEAASFFMAGDDFVDALISCYKLMNPPLRKVIISTIYLCIIGLTEGPKPRISSLVDQLYSLNAAAEAHKKGPTNVNDSLVAELVTVTPVLKQLQQRIDASGSGSSRAKSVIATLQGFRKPGGSGRPLRLVKKKPNKGKGLAGNDDHENSNVHVHQMSLISQVQDLFPDLGSGFIVKLLEEYNDNTEEVISHLLDGSLPPSLNNADRHEEFELPNEQSASHADLIPHSTPPQLPTRRNIFDDDELDQLTVDASRLHFGRRNPDQTADDVLQDRSTAPNKAAILSALAAFDSDDDERDDTYDVADVGGTVDSANPEESNPENNSQQSAHDETLFRAYKSSPGIFARDATTRRSKERAAIRQDTGMTDEALEGWAVMLSRDPRQMRRLETRFATFKGEQASLESTSWKAVEGEEDGNGNGNRGRGGRIRGQGRGGRGGGGRGGRGNGNVAGTSGDKETDVARQRKEANKGSRANHNRREGRARKMARGGFPG
- the Bcrps20 gene encoding Bcrps20: MSYNKDKDFAGEGPKTHKIRITLTSKKVESLEKVCRELIERAKGKDLRIKGPVRLPTQTLKVTTRKTPCGEGSKTWDCFEMRIHKRLIDLNAPTEVVKQIIINIEAGVEVEVTIAA